In Myxococcus stipitatus, the following are encoded in one genomic region:
- a CDS encoding peptide-N4-asparagine amidase, translated as MSLLPRAFVAVALALCATAPALASEPPPEFGTDWDDPRTALPVVERPGSASCTVKIVDEKFDDFTPYTSTFTPPADCPGPWNKVVLRMEGKVRGVQYDRLGHMEVGGVTLFKTSTPEPSRDGITWSVEKDVTAYSPVLSQTQPVWMLIGNVVNDTYTGVLDVQVYLTFYPAQGRWIPPASTPSDVLPLTNPRREGSALVGEVTVPANTSRLVAEVYATGSGGGCEEFWYLTAPASVPYSCPADAGPYREVQIEVDGKVAGIAMPFPHVYTGGWANPFLWYVLPAPRAFDVRPIRYELTPFVGLLTDGKPHQVRVRVLGVPEGRPGWDLPTNILAWRDARSARVTGGLIQHQLGTLTNDSAYSLVEGWHQVDTQGAHQLRVTGYVKTSRGWELTSVEQKVSNSSMHRWLGDMENPDELVATWKDTSTISVAGRGVFPEVSHSDKRFVLDGRIDVSDANRLTTTLTMNDAEEALSFQGLHTLAHHEMSDLYTGEAGYNLGVPRPQRNAVGTSTHRYRLTGHPAGCYDRSISTRNGFVTEDVQHCGTAAVSPEPR; from the coding sequence GTGAGCCTCCTCCCCCGAGCCTTCGTCGCGGTAGCGCTCGCTCTTTGTGCCACCGCGCCCGCGCTGGCCTCCGAGCCCCCTCCAGAGTTCGGCACCGATTGGGACGACCCGCGCACCGCGCTCCCCGTCGTGGAGCGGCCTGGGAGTGCCTCGTGCACGGTGAAGATTGTCGACGAGAAGTTCGACGACTTCACGCCCTACACCAGCACCTTCACGCCGCCCGCGGACTGTCCGGGCCCCTGGAACAAGGTCGTGCTGCGCATGGAGGGCAAGGTCCGGGGCGTCCAGTATGACCGGCTGGGCCACATGGAGGTGGGCGGCGTCACGCTCTTCAAGACGTCCACGCCGGAGCCCTCGCGCGATGGCATCACCTGGTCCGTGGAGAAGGATGTCACGGCGTATTCGCCGGTGCTGAGCCAGACGCAGCCGGTCTGGATGTTGATTGGCAATGTGGTCAATGACACGTACACGGGGGTGCTGGACGTCCAGGTGTACCTAACGTTCTACCCGGCGCAGGGCCGCTGGATTCCGCCCGCGTCCACGCCGAGCGACGTGTTGCCCCTGACGAATCCGCGCCGCGAGGGCAGCGCGCTGGTGGGCGAGGTGACGGTGCCGGCGAACACCTCGCGGCTCGTCGCCGAGGTCTATGCCACGGGCTCCGGCGGAGGGTGCGAGGAGTTCTGGTACCTCACCGCTCCGGCCTCCGTGCCCTACTCCTGCCCCGCGGATGCAGGTCCGTACCGCGAGGTGCAGATTGAAGTGGATGGCAAGGTGGCCGGCATCGCCATGCCCTTCCCGCATGTCTATACGGGCGGCTGGGCCAATCCCTTTCTCTGGTATGTGCTTCCGGCGCCGCGTGCGTTCGACGTGCGGCCCATCCGCTATGAGCTCACCCCGTTCGTGGGTCTGCTCACCGACGGCAAGCCCCACCAGGTCCGGGTGCGCGTGCTGGGCGTGCCCGAGGGACGTCCTGGCTGGGACCTGCCCACCAACATCCTCGCCTGGAGGGACGCCCGCTCGGCGCGCGTCACGGGCGGGCTGATTCAACACCAGCTCGGGACGTTGACCAACGACTCGGCCTACTCCCTTGTGGAGGGATGGCACCAGGTGGACACACAGGGCGCGCACCAGCTTCGCGTGACGGGTTACGTGAAGACCTCGCGCGGCTGGGAGCTCACGAGCGTGGAGCAGAAGGTGTCCAACTCGAGCATGCACCGCTGGCTGGGTGACATGGAGAACCCGGACGAGCTCGTCGCGACCTGGAAGGACACCAGCACCATCAGCGTCGCCGGGCGCGGCGTGTTCCCGGAGGTGAGCCACTCCGACAAGCGCTTCGTGCTCGACGGCCGCATCGACGTGTCCGACGCGAACCGGCTCACGACGACGCTCACCATGAACGACGCGGAGGAGGCGCTCTCCTTCCAGGGGCTCCACACGCTGGCGCACCACGAGATGAGCGACCTCTACACGGGTGAGGCGGGCTACAACCTGGGGGTGCCCCGGCCTCAGCGCAACGCGGTGGGCACGTCCACCCACCGCTATCGCCTGACCGGACATCCCGCGGGCTGCTACGACCGGAGCATCTCCACCCGGAACGGCTTCGTCACCGAGGACGTCCAGCACTGCGGCACGGCGGCGGTGTCACCCGAGCCGCGCTGA
- a CDS encoding PKD domain-containing protein, whose amino-acid sequence MVSGCDAPPSAEEAQVYDSVVSPLVAQRIIITPAMVQPDGVRPTLGAYQNLYDEQTLIGDPRGPWTYRPATTWGNVAYNENQYPMGFVIDLGQLYDVTQVGVFDTYDNPPRKGYVYFSVGAPGAWTSLPALLTNKWEQWPLVDVKLRTRYLHFARNIDGASNELVVYGTPSDGTPANAPPTVSAGADQTVVLPVSSAQLTGTASDSDGQVVSLKWVNLNGPPGSTLTGGTTLSATASGLVEGLYEFELQVTDDDGVTVASRTKVKVEPSPATRGRVQWREKTATQSVYGHFLYLPPGYDEGSNWPIVFFLHGQGQQGNGDNELQKLSEQALPNYIVNEGKDYPFVIVAPQTTGFWSEYEAGHELNWFIDRMLPTLKVNPKRVYLTGLSMGGAGTFNYAGLFPRKLAAAIPICTGGWGSSAPMAQAMVDGELPLWASHARNDSTIGYRATANWFDLLGQAMGGTGSVLDTYTSPAKPQTAFFRPALGKWQWIDGQTATDTNGLPPAKPMMFTLFDSGDHYIWGSVYKDPKVFAWMLAQQRP is encoded by the coding sequence GTGGTGAGTGGTTGTGACGCTCCGCCGAGCGCGGAGGAGGCGCAGGTCTACGATTCGGTGGTGTCGCCGCTGGTGGCGCAGCGAATCATCATCACCCCGGCCATGGTCCAGCCGGACGGCGTCCGGCCAACGCTGGGCGCGTATCAGAATCTCTATGATGAGCAGACGCTGATTGGCGACCCTCGAGGCCCGTGGACCTACAGGCCCGCGACCACCTGGGGGAACGTCGCGTACAACGAGAACCAATACCCCATGGGCTTCGTCATCGACCTGGGGCAGCTCTACGACGTGACGCAGGTCGGGGTGTTCGACACCTACGACAACCCGCCCAGGAAGGGTTACGTGTACTTCAGCGTGGGTGCGCCTGGCGCGTGGACGAGCCTCCCCGCGCTGCTCACCAACAAGTGGGAGCAGTGGCCGTTGGTGGACGTGAAGCTACGCACGCGCTACCTCCACTTCGCGCGGAACATCGATGGCGCGTCGAATGAGCTGGTCGTCTACGGGACTCCGTCGGATGGGACTCCGGCGAATGCGCCCCCCACCGTGTCGGCGGGGGCGGACCAGACGGTGGTGTTGCCTGTGTCGTCCGCGCAGCTGACGGGAACGGCCAGCGACAGCGATGGGCAGGTGGTCTCGCTGAAGTGGGTCAATCTCAACGGGCCTCCGGGTTCGACGCTGACGGGGGGCACGACGTTGTCCGCCACGGCCTCCGGGCTGGTGGAGGGGCTCTACGAGTTCGAACTGCAAGTGACGGACGATGATGGCGTCACGGTGGCGTCGCGGACGAAGGTGAAGGTGGAGCCTTCACCCGCCACCCGGGGCCGCGTCCAGTGGCGCGAGAAGACGGCGACGCAGAGCGTGTATGGACATTTCCTCTACCTCCCCCCGGGTTACGACGAGGGTTCGAACTGGCCCATCGTCTTCTTTCTTCACGGGCAAGGTCAGCAGGGGAATGGCGACAACGAGCTCCAGAAGCTCTCCGAGCAAGCGTTGCCGAACTACATCGTCAACGAGGGGAAGGACTATCCGTTCGTCATCGTCGCGCCGCAGACCACGGGTTTCTGGAGCGAGTACGAAGCGGGCCATGAGCTGAACTGGTTCATCGACCGGATGCTGCCGACGCTCAAGGTCAACCCCAAGCGTGTGTACCTGACGGGGCTGAGCATGGGTGGCGCGGGGACGTTCAACTATGCGGGCCTCTTCCCTCGAAAGCTCGCGGCCGCCATCCCCATCTGCACGGGAGGGTGGGGCTCGAGCGCTCCCATGGCTCAAGCCATGGTCGATGGCGAACTGCCGCTCTGGGCTTCGCATGCGCGCAATGACAGCACCATCGGATACAGGGCGACGGCCAACTGGTTCGACCTCCTGGGGCAGGCCATGGGAGGCACGGGGAGTGTCCTGGACACGTATACGTCCCCAGCGAAACCGCAGACCGCCTTCTTCAGACCCGCGCTCGGCAAGTGGCAATGGATTGATGGGCAGACGGCGACCGATACGAATGGGCTGCCACCCGCGAAGCCGATGATGTTCACGCTCTTTGATTCCGGCGACCACTACATCTGGGGCTCCGTCTACAAGGACCCGAAGGTCTTCGCCTGGATGCTCGCGCAGCAGCGGCCGTGA
- a CDS encoding PKD domain-containing protein, with amino-acid sequence MRWGAAALVLVASGCEGPVEVGQESEVSSVAAPLLAQRIIITPAMVQPDGVRPTLGAYQNLFDEQSLVGDPKGPLTFKPATTWGNVAYNESQYPMGFVIDLGQLYDVTEVGVFDTFETGKVFIGVGAPGAWTSVEEVSTNLWEKWNFKTIGKRTRYIHFARDMKGASNEIVIYGSPVGNAPNVPPTVSAGADQTVLLPTTSAVLAGAAVDSDGTLVSRQWTQVSGPNTATLTGATTLSATASGLVVGLYEFELTVTDDDGATASSRTKVTVQSAAGGRGTTQEIYKVSTTPGQYGYVLYLPPGYEAGSNWPVVFFLHGGGEGGSGLSGDLHKVRNHGPQRFIDQDGKDYPFVLVSPQTSGGWSEYEAVHNLDPFIMHILATLKVNPKRVYLTGLSMGGSGTFNYATLFPEKLAAAVSVCNGGYNSNLPAAQVMVRENLHLWAVHAADDIPAKPSATIGWFDKLGQAMGGTGGVMDTYSNNPSRVQTAHFRPDLGRWQWVDGQVATDANGLPPPKPMLFTYLPSGGHEIWNAFYSDPKVFTWMLAQQRP; translated from the coding sequence TTGAGATGGGGGGCTGCCGCGCTGGTGCTGGTGGCGAGCGGCTGTGAAGGCCCTGTCGAGGTGGGGCAGGAGTCCGAGGTCAGCTCCGTGGCCGCCCCGCTCCTGGCGCAGCGAATCATCATCACCCCGGCCATGGTCCAGCCGGACGGCGTCCGCCCGACGCTGGGCGCGTACCAGAACCTCTTCGATGAGCAGTCGCTCGTTGGCGACCCGAAGGGCCCGTTGACGTTCAAGCCCGCGACGACCTGGGGGAATGTCGCGTACAACGAGAGCCAGTACCCCATGGGTTTCGTCATCGACCTGGGACAGCTCTACGACGTGACGGAGGTGGGAGTCTTCGACACCTTCGAGACCGGCAAGGTCTTCATCGGCGTGGGAGCTCCCGGCGCCTGGACCTCCGTCGAGGAGGTGTCGACGAACCTGTGGGAGAAGTGGAACTTCAAGACGATTGGCAAGCGCACGCGCTACATCCACTTCGCGCGCGACATGAAGGGCGCCTCCAACGAGATTGTCATCTACGGCTCGCCGGTGGGCAACGCGCCCAACGTTCCGCCCACGGTGTCAGCGGGGGCGGACCAGACGGTGTTGCTGCCCACCACGTCCGCCGTGCTCGCGGGCGCGGCGGTGGACAGTGACGGCACCCTGGTCTCACGGCAGTGGACCCAGGTCTCCGGACCCAACACCGCGACGCTGACGGGCGCGACGACGCTGTCCGCCACGGCCTCGGGCCTGGTGGTGGGGCTCTACGAGTTCGAGCTGACCGTGACGGATGATGATGGCGCCACGGCTTCCTCGCGCACGAAGGTGACGGTGCAAAGCGCCGCCGGAGGTCGTGGCACCACCCAGGAAATCTACAAGGTGTCGACGACGCCGGGGCAGTATGGGTACGTGCTGTACCTGCCGCCGGGCTACGAGGCGGGGTCGAACTGGCCCGTTGTCTTCTTCCTGCATGGAGGGGGCGAGGGCGGGAGCGGCTTGAGCGGAGACCTCCATAAAGTCCGGAACCATGGGCCGCAGCGATTCATCGACCAAGACGGAAAGGACTATCCGTTCGTCCTCGTGTCGCCGCAGACGAGCGGCGGCTGGAGTGAGTACGAAGCGGTCCACAACCTGGACCCGTTCATCATGCACATCCTGGCGACGCTCAAGGTCAACCCCAAGCGTGTGTATTTGACGGGACTCAGTATGGGGGGCTCGGGGACGTTCAACTATGCGACGCTCTTCCCGGAGAAGCTCGCGGCGGCAGTCTCCGTCTGCAACGGGGGGTACAACTCGAACCTGCCCGCCGCTCAGGTCATGGTCCGGGAGAACCTCCACCTCTGGGCCGTGCACGCGGCGGATGACATCCCCGCGAAGCCCTCGGCGACCATTGGCTGGTTCGACAAGCTGGGGCAGGCCATGGGAGGCACGGGTGGCGTCATGGATACGTACAGCAACAACCCGTCCCGCGTGCAGACCGCGCACTTCCGTCCGGACCTTGGGAGATGGCAATGGGTCGACGGTCAGGTGGCCACCGACGCGAACGGGCTGCCTCCCCCCAAGCCGATGCTCTTCACCTACCTGCCGAGCGGCGGCCACGAAATCTGGAACGCTTTCTACAGTGACCCGAAGGTCTTCACCTGGATGCTCGCGCAGCAGCGGCCCTGA
- a CDS encoding M48 family metallopeptidase: MRSTSKTPGVLRGYVLPALWLFALPVFGLWFAGHAQHRFDARVREAIIPEVLKDKRLSPDEREDALAFFNTVSASKACLSENEALANFRENLGEACSDVTQFSWMYRLSLGLVVLGVVSALIALLCGVAAFVSRGFQYGSFVVGWNLLRVASAFQVAGQGGLAAWLSFWVTALWFQRYSPKLIILVGVAAAIAVGVVVIAIFKRPSMDFAVEAEVLEESAAPELWATVRRLCAQLETPPPDHILVGIDANFFVTESDITAGGRTLSGRTLFVSVSLLRLLEKGEAEAVLAHEMGHLLGGDTGHGKRLAPMLAHFSDYLGALYEGGMTRPVFYFMVAYRGLFELSLGKSRRASELAADRLAAEVTSGEELARSLVKVGAYANFRERVEADLFGRNEQQESVAIARRVAHGFAAYAQSGAVQDDLQGAVTPHPFDSHPPLAARLENVGVKLGPDDMVQALLEPVSSSWAQAILEADAIEARLWGAYESRFSEAHDLALAYRYRPANDAEQQHVEKHFPPMEFAAKEEGHEVRLDFAGVNCAQWEEPVRFEQVKAATTAERLFKKYLDLQLEGEGMFKGKRSICLSKLEDGDALVGAFGHYLGRHRTMQEYQSKSDEAA; this comes from the coding sequence ATGCGCTCGACCTCAAAAACTCCTGGTGTGTTGCGCGGCTACGTGTTGCCCGCGCTCTGGCTCTTCGCTCTTCCTGTCTTCGGCCTGTGGTTCGCCGGGCACGCACAGCACCGCTTCGATGCTCGCGTCCGCGAGGCCATCATTCCGGAGGTCCTCAAGGACAAACGGCTCAGCCCGGACGAGCGGGAGGATGCGCTGGCCTTCTTCAATACCGTGTCGGCCTCGAAGGCGTGCCTCAGCGAGAACGAGGCGCTGGCGAACTTCCGCGAGAACCTGGGCGAGGCGTGCTCGGACGTGACGCAGTTCTCGTGGATGTACCGGCTGTCACTGGGGCTGGTGGTGCTGGGCGTGGTCTCCGCGTTGATTGCGCTCCTGTGCGGCGTGGCGGCGTTCGTCTCGCGCGGCTTCCAGTACGGCAGCTTCGTGGTGGGCTGGAACCTGCTTCGTGTCGCCAGCGCCTTCCAGGTGGCGGGGCAGGGGGGCCTCGCGGCGTGGTTGTCCTTCTGGGTCACCGCGCTCTGGTTCCAGCGTTACTCGCCCAAGCTCATCATCCTGGTGGGCGTGGCGGCGGCCATCGCGGTGGGCGTGGTGGTGATTGCCATCTTCAAGCGTCCGTCCATGGACTTCGCGGTGGAGGCGGAGGTGCTCGAGGAGTCCGCGGCGCCGGAGCTCTGGGCGACGGTTCGCCGCCTGTGCGCGCAACTGGAGACTCCGCCCCCGGACCACATCCTGGTGGGAATCGACGCCAACTTCTTCGTCACCGAGAGCGACATCACCGCTGGAGGCAGGACGCTCTCCGGACGGACGCTGTTCGTGAGTGTCTCCCTGCTGCGGCTGTTGGAGAAGGGCGAGGCGGAGGCGGTGCTCGCGCACGAGATGGGTCACCTGCTGGGCGGGGATACGGGCCACGGCAAGCGGCTGGCGCCGATGCTCGCGCACTTCAGCGACTACCTGGGCGCGCTCTACGAGGGCGGGATGACGCGGCCCGTGTTCTACTTCATGGTGGCCTACCGCGGGCTCTTCGAACTGTCGCTGGGCAAGAGCCGGCGCGCGAGCGAGCTCGCCGCGGACCGGCTCGCGGCGGAGGTCACCTCGGGAGAGGAGCTGGCGCGCTCGCTCGTGAAGGTGGGGGCGTACGCGAACTTCCGCGAGCGCGTGGAGGCGGACCTGTTTGGCCGCAACGAGCAGCAGGAGTCGGTGGCCATCGCCCGGCGCGTCGCACACGGCTTCGCCGCGTATGCGCAGTCCGGCGCGGTGCAGGACGACCTGCAGGGCGCGGTGACGCCGCACCCGTTCGACTCCCACCCGCCGCTGGCCGCGCGCCTGGAGAACGTGGGCGTGAAGCTGGGGCCGGACGACATGGTCCAGGCGCTGCTGGAGCCCGTGAGCTCCTCCTGGGCACAGGCCATCCTGGAGGCGGACGCCATCGAGGCCCGGCTGTGGGGCGCCTACGAGTCGCGCTTCTCCGAGGCCCATGACCTGGCGCTGGCCTACCGCTACCGGCCGGCCAACGACGCGGAGCAGCAGCACGTGGAGAAGCACTTCCCGCCGATGGAGTTCGCGGCCAAGGAGGAGGGCCACGAAGTGCGGCTGGACTTCGCCGGGGTGAACTGCGCGCAGTGGGAGGAGCCGGTGCGCTTCGAGCAGGTGAAGGCGGCCACCACGGCGGAGCGCCTGTTCAAGAAGTACCTGGACCTCCAGTTGGAGGGCGAGGGGATGTTCAAGGGCAAGCGCTCCATCTGTCTGAGCAAGCTCGAGGATGGGGACGCGCTGGTGGGCGCCTTCGGCCACTACCTGGGCCGCCACCGGACGATGCAGGAGTATCAGTCCAAGTCGGACGAGGCCGCCTGA
- a CDS encoding DUF1036 domain-containing protein codes for MTTRKLMMAVGAVAGLGFAMPAHAWVQFCNGTSATIYTAYSWYQPSCASSDGSVWAKRGWWSLTPGQCKIVYGSAIPNRYSYYYAEGGGRTWSGPYYTCTPYAAFNLCDNSCFNPSRNLGYRQLDTASYTNYTLTLRP; via the coding sequence ATGACAACGAGAAAGCTCATGATGGCCGTGGGGGCCGTGGCCGGGCTCGGCTTCGCGATGCCAGCCCATGCCTGGGTGCAGTTCTGCAATGGCACCAGCGCCACCATCTACACCGCCTATTCGTGGTACCAGCCGAGTTGTGCCTCATCGGATGGGAGCGTCTGGGCGAAGCGGGGCTGGTGGAGCCTGACGCCGGGGCAGTGCAAGATTGTCTACGGCTCCGCCATCCCCAACCGGTACTCGTACTACTACGCGGAGGGGGGTGGCCGGACCTGGTCCGGTCCCTACTACACCTGCACCCCGTACGCCGCGTTCAACCTGTGTGACAACTCCTGCTTCAACCCTTCGCGCAACCTGGGCTACAGGCAGCTCGATACAGCGAGCTACACGAACTACACGCTGACGCTGCGGCCCTGA